Proteins co-encoded in one Christiangramia fulva genomic window:
- the rpsL gene encoding 30S ribosomal protein S12, protein MPTISQLVRKGRAKITKKSKSAALDSCPQRRGVCTRVYTTTPKKPNSAMRKVARVRLTNGKEVNAYIPGEGHNLQEHSIVLVRGGRVKDLPGVRYHIVRGALDTAGVEGRTQRRSKYGAKRPKK, encoded by the coding sequence ATGCCAACAATTTCACAATTAGTACGAAAAGGAAGAGCCAAAATAACCAAGAAGAGTAAATCGGCTGCTTTGGATTCGTGCCCTCAAAGGAGAGGTGTTTGTACCCGTGTGTACACTACCACTCCTAAGAAACCAAACTCTGCTATGCGTAAAGTAGCTAGGGTAAGGTTAACTAACGGAAAAGAGGTGAACGCCTACATTCCGGGAGAAGGACACAACCTCCAGGAGCACTCGATAGTATTGGTTAGAGGTGGAAGGGTGAAAGATTTGCCTGGTGTTAGATACCACATCGTTCGTGGTGCGCTTGATACTGCCGGTGTTGAAGGTAGAACTCAGCGTAGATCTAAATACGGAGCAAAACGCCCTAAGAAGTAA
- a CDS encoding SusC/RagA family TonB-linked outer membrane protein has protein sequence MKTKLSSILTLLLAFVVQITFAQNQRTITGTVTDAEGLPLPGVNVIIKGTTQGTQTNFDGNYFIEASQGDVLVFSFIGYETAQYTVGTTESDRIDVTMSPSASELEEVVVTALGISDRNAREVVYANQTVNSEELNSTPSKNALEALRGKAAGVKLSTGSGSVGSSTRIVLRGEGSLTGNNNALIIVDGVAIDNSATSGGAGSSSTGYADYGNRFNDINPDNIESVTILKGPSATSLYGSRGASGVVLITTKSGKKGEKMRINYNGSTSMETAIINLQRQSTYGQGYDNASLDSGENWSWGPTLDGVVRPWTSPIDSDGDGALEALIRPYSAVPNQLQNFFNTGYTLSNTISLSGAKEGFTYFASYGNTDQSGILDNTYYKRDNLSFNASAQLSDKLKSDFKISYANVRENTAQEGSRPFEGNNAYAMVVQSPVNIPFSELKDYKSPFHDINGYWGSYSSVNPYYILNEYGNEANIDNFLANASLTYKLFDGLSLNGRFGGNIVNTQTDTWTPTFTPAQQLIWTNGLEIGTRNSKHNSLGEYVNYNNKTLNLDATVSANYNKQLSDDFELSASAGFNYFSRENKSLTGSSVGGLVVSGVYNLSNSVQSPTSSMYRSRYRIYGALANASIGYKNAAFLELSARNDWSSTLPAGNNSFLYGAVGASVIFTDLLNIENDFLNYGKLRGSYGTSGKDAGIYLLNSYFIGNPTIVGLGDYALFFPKNGVPGFTLGNTIGNPTLRPELTTTYEVGADLGFFRDMITLSYTYYKSIHDDQIVTINLPRSTGFSQTVSNIGRMTNKGHEATLSIRPLKNVIDDLNFELFGTFSKNDNEVVNIAEDISELTIGGPFGNTGVSVVAKEGMPFGTFKGLAPKTNAQGQIIVDPNTGYPLYTDEEVYLGSYQPDYLLSFGTNANYKGFGLRVLVDMKEGGEFVSQSKYMTEFNGTAINTTIYNREPFIIPNSVIQNEDGTFSENTTAITEQDFYTSYDPAASTYLIDASYIKLREVELSYTIPKTFLENTFITNARLAIYGKNLKFWLPGENKYADPEVNGPALTGNAQGIETTQTPTSRSLGLNVQLSF, from the coding sequence ATGAAAACAAAGTTAAGTAGTATTTTAACGCTATTACTGGCGTTTGTTGTGCAAATTACTTTTGCGCAAAACCAACGAACGATTACCGGGACGGTAACGGATGCCGAAGGGTTACCGCTGCCAGGGGTGAACGTTATAATTAAAGGGACCACACAAGGTACCCAAACAAATTTTGATGGGAATTATTTTATAGAGGCATCGCAAGGAGATGTCTTAGTATTCTCATTTATAGGTTACGAAACTGCACAATACACAGTAGGGACTACTGAAAGTGACAGAATAGACGTGACCATGAGTCCCAGTGCTTCTGAACTTGAAGAAGTAGTAGTGACTGCACTAGGTATTTCAGATAGAAATGCACGTGAGGTGGTGTATGCTAACCAAACCGTAAATTCTGAAGAATTAAATTCGACTCCTAGCAAAAATGCATTAGAAGCATTAAGAGGTAAAGCAGCAGGTGTAAAACTCTCAACCGGTTCAGGTTCTGTAGGCTCATCTACAAGAATTGTACTTAGAGGAGAAGGGTCTCTTACGGGAAATAACAACGCCCTTATCATTGTTGATGGGGTTGCAATTGACAACTCTGCAACTTCTGGGGGCGCTGGATCTTCAAGTACTGGGTACGCAGATTATGGTAACCGATTCAATGACATCAACCCTGATAACATCGAATCTGTAACAATTCTTAAAGGTCCTTCTGCCACATCTCTTTATGGATCACGTGGAGCTTCCGGGGTTGTTCTTATTACTACCAAATCTGGAAAGAAAGGTGAAAAAATGAGAATCAACTACAATGGTTCAACATCTATGGAGACTGCGATCATTAATTTGCAAAGACAGAGCACTTATGGGCAGGGCTATGATAATGCTAGTTTGGATTCTGGAGAAAACTGGTCCTGGGGACCAACACTTGACGGTGTGGTTAGACCATGGACTAGCCCAATCGACTCTGATGGAGATGGAGCATTAGAAGCTTTAATAAGACCTTATAGTGCTGTTCCCAACCAATTACAAAACTTTTTCAATACCGGATATACTTTATCTAACACTATAAGTTTATCTGGTGCGAAAGAAGGTTTTACATATTTCGCCTCTTATGGTAATACAGATCAATCGGGTATTTTAGACAATACATATTACAAAAGAGATAACCTTAGCTTTAATGCTTCTGCTCAACTAAGCGACAAACTCAAATCAGACTTCAAAATTTCTTATGCCAATGTGAGAGAAAATACGGCACAGGAAGGTTCCAGACCCTTTGAAGGAAATAATGCGTACGCTATGGTTGTACAATCTCCTGTAAATATTCCTTTTTCGGAGTTGAAAGACTATAAAAGCCCATTTCATGATATCAACGGTTATTGGGGATCTTATTCTTCCGTTAACCCTTATTATATCTTAAATGAATATGGAAACGAGGCAAATATTGATAACTTCTTAGCTAATGCATCCCTGACATATAAACTTTTTGATGGCCTATCATTAAATGGACGCTTTGGAGGTAATATTGTGAATACTCAAACCGATACCTGGACTCCAACATTCACTCCAGCTCAGCAATTAATTTGGACAAATGGTTTGGAGATTGGTACTCGTAACTCAAAACATAACTCGCTTGGCGAATATGTAAACTACAATAATAAGACGCTAAACCTTGATGCAACTGTTTCAGCAAACTATAATAAGCAGTTAAGTGATGATTTTGAACTTTCGGCATCAGCAGGTTTTAATTACTTCTCAAGAGAGAATAAATCTTTAACAGGTAGTTCTGTAGGAGGCCTTGTAGTTAGCGGTGTATACAACCTATCCAACAGTGTCCAATCACCTACCTCTAGCATGTATAGAAGTAGATATAGAATTTACGGTGCTTTGGCAAACGCAAGTATTGGCTATAAAAACGCTGCGTTTTTAGAGCTTTCGGCAAGAAATGACTGGTCTTCCACTCTTCCAGCAGGTAATAATTCTTTCTTGTATGGTGCCGTAGGTGCTTCTGTAATATTCACGGACCTTTTAAACATTGAAAATGACTTCTTAAATTATGGTAAATTAAGAGGAAGTTACGGTACATCAGGAAAGGATGCTGGTATATATTTACTAAATTCCTATTTCATAGGAAATCCTACCATTGTAGGCCTAGGAGATTATGCACTGTTCTTCCCTAAAAATGGTGTTCCAGGTTTTACGCTCGGTAATACTATTGGGAACCCGACACTTAGACCTGAATTAACAACTACTTATGAAGTAGGTGCTGATCTTGGCTTCTTTAGAGATATGATAACCTTATCATATACCTATTATAAATCTATTCATGATGATCAAATTGTAACTATCAACCTGCCAAGATCAACAGGTTTCTCTCAAACGGTAAGTAACATTGGTAGAATGACAAATAAAGGTCACGAAGCTACTTTAAGTATAAGACCTTTAAAAAATGTTATAGACGACTTAAATTTTGAACTTTTCGGTACTTTTTCTAAAAACGACAACGAGGTCGTAAATATTGCTGAAGATATCAGCGAATTAACTATAGGCGGACCTTTTGGAAATACTGGTGTATCTGTAGTTGCAAAAGAAGGTATGCCATTCGGAACGTTTAAAGGACTTGCACCTAAGACCAATGCTCAAGGACAAATTATAGTAGATCCTAACACTGGTTATCCGCTATATACAGATGAAGAAGTATACCTTGGATCTTATCAACCTGATTACCTTTTAAGTTTTGGTACCAACGCCAATTACAAAGGATTTGGATTGAGAGTTTTAGTTGATATGAAAGAAGGTGGAGAATTCGTTTCCCAGTCAAAATATATGACTGAATTTAACGGAACTGCAATTAATACCACCATTTATAACAGAGAACCTTTCATTATACCAAACTCTGTAATACAAAATGAAGATGGTACTTTTTCTGAAAATACTACCGCAATTACTGAACAGGATTTTTATACCAGTTACGATCCTGCTGCTTCTACTTATTTAATAGATGCCAGTTATATCAAATTGCGAGAAGTAGAATTAAGTTACACTATACCTAAAACATTCCTGGAAAATACATTTATAACGAATGCGAGATTAGCAATTTATGGTAAAAACCTTAAATTCTGGTTGCCAGGTGAAAATAAATACGCTGACCCTGAAGTAAACGGTCCAGCATTAACGGGTAATGCACAGGGTATTGAGACAACTCAAACACCAACTTCAAGGAGTTTGGGACTTAATGTACAATTGTCATTCTAA
- a CDS encoding SusD/RagB family nutrient-binding outer membrane lipoprotein, translating into MKNNIKILLLLLLTLNYSCSDSLQEVNVDPNTFPSAGDAQVLSSAIGFLGYVVDTDLNYSESFLWSQYYTWGQGVSIGNSERYVAQPDDFNGYWARAYANCLADLNAITKNSSAPAYSGIAKVLKAYLFQGLVDHFGDIPFSEALAGAIEDGSILAPSFDAAGSAVYPGLVTLLDEALSDLERAEDGVVGEEDFIYQGDISKWIKFANSLKLRVLMRTSETDPQAAAIKELIANGTFIETVADMPYIPYTGASGDQNPMFARAEYGVGMFYFASNATLDVLESLDDPRGEVLYTKATTGSFAGQLHGIDQGTIKNEPFTAPPTDYSMASEYAYSETNPVILMSPWEVWFLRAEAAARYDTSDDEEMAFETAIALNFKYMGIEDEASSYINSLNYSSSDALVDRIDQIAVQKWISLNGTQEDEGWIEARRFDRPESRLFTNGIWQTPPLSVLPNGTFPSAWLYPESERSLNPNAPAQRTITDNIFWDN; encoded by the coding sequence ATGAAAAACAATATTAAAATACTGCTTTTACTTTTATTAACTTTAAACTATTCATGTTCGGATAGCTTACAAGAAGTTAATGTAGATCCCAACACATTTCCCTCAGCGGGAGATGCCCAAGTTTTAAGTTCAGCAATCGGATTTCTGGGTTATGTTGTAGACACCGATTTGAATTATTCTGAATCTTTCCTTTGGAGTCAGTATTATACTTGGGGCCAAGGTGTTTCTATAGGGAATTCAGAAAGATATGTTGCTCAGCCTGATGATTTTAACGGGTATTGGGCAAGAGCCTATGCCAATTGCTTGGCTGACCTTAACGCTATAACAAAAAACAGCTCCGCACCTGCTTATAGTGGAATTGCGAAAGTGTTAAAAGCTTATCTTTTTCAAGGTTTAGTTGATCATTTTGGTGACATTCCTTTTTCGGAAGCACTCGCAGGTGCTATTGAAGATGGATCTATATTAGCTCCAAGTTTTGACGCCGCAGGATCTGCTGTTTACCCTGGCTTAGTTACTTTGCTAGACGAAGCTCTATCAGATTTAGAAAGAGCTGAAGATGGTGTTGTAGGGGAAGAGGATTTCATATATCAAGGAGACATCTCTAAATGGATTAAATTTGCTAATTCATTGAAATTAAGAGTTCTTATGCGAACTTCAGAAACCGACCCTCAGGCTGCTGCCATTAAGGAGCTTATCGCTAACGGAACTTTTATTGAGACCGTTGCGGATATGCCATATATACCTTATACTGGTGCATCAGGAGATCAAAACCCAATGTTTGCCAGAGCTGAATACGGGGTTGGTATGTTCTATTTTGCGAGCAACGCCACCCTGGATGTTCTTGAGTCTTTAGATGATCCAAGAGGTGAGGTCTTATATACTAAAGCTACTACTGGAAGTTTTGCCGGACAACTACACGGAATTGATCAAGGTACTATCAAGAACGAACCTTTTACTGCACCTCCTACTGATTACAGTATGGCATCAGAGTATGCATATTCTGAAACCAACCCTGTAATTTTAATGAGTCCATGGGAAGTTTGGTTCTTGAGAGCTGAAGCGGCCGCCAGATATGATACAAGCGACGACGAAGAAATGGCTTTTGAGACGGCCATAGCACTTAACTTTAAGTATATGGGAATCGAAGATGAAGCATCCTCATATATCAACTCACTGAATTACTCAAGTTCTGATGCCCTGGTAGATCGTATAGACCAAATCGCAGTTCAAAAATGGATTTCATTGAACGGAACACAGGAAGATGAAGGTTGGATAGAAGCACGCAGGTTTGATAGACCTGAAAGCAGACTGTTTACCAATGGTATTTGGCAAACTCCGCCACTGTCTGTTCTTCCTAATGGTACATTTCCATCTGCTTGGTTATATCCAGAATCTGAAAGAAGTTTAAACCCAAACGCACCAGCTCAGAGGACTATAACCGATAATATATTTTGGGATAACTAA
- a CDS encoding BT_2262 family domain-containing protein codes for MKNYRILFYTFAILGLFLTSCNTDDEPLVASSVTYLPKITLEGSTKITLPCDTESYTDPGAIAEAGGQEIELTTSISGTYFGGNTIDGPDIYSVAYSAFNEDGIPATAFRSVYWPPCNGDLVNSITGVYEADVVRNGSTSPQYQDLGPIMIIDLGNGVYQLSDAIGGYYDYGRGYGPAYAATGMTVTANNIATNDFTLDDTTGVGAFGGTLEMDSFTVNPAAGTIKFKTSWDAGYVFEVTLTQVQQ; via the coding sequence ATGAAAAACTACAGAATATTATTTTACACATTTGCAATCCTTGGATTGTTTTTGACTAGCTGTAATACAGATGATGAGCCATTGGTTGCATCATCTGTCACTTACCTACCTAAGATCACTCTTGAGGGAAGTACTAAAATTACTTTGCCTTGTGATACTGAATCATATACTGACCCGGGAGCAATAGCTGAGGCGGGTGGTCAAGAGATTGAACTAACTACATCAATTTCCGGTACTTATTTCGGTGGTAATACTATCGATGGTCCCGATATCTATAGTGTTGCTTATAGTGCCTTTAATGAAGATGGAATCCCGGCTACGGCTTTCAGAAGCGTTTATTGGCCTCCTTGTAATGGTGACCTGGTAAATAGTATTACAGGTGTATATGAAGCTGATGTTGTTAGAAATGGAAGCACATCTCCTCAGTATCAGGACCTGGGTCCTATTATGATCATTGATTTAGGGAATGGTGTTTACCAACTTTCTGATGCTATTGGTGGCTATTATGATTATGGAAGAGGATATGGTCCCGCCTATGCTGCCACAGGTATGACGGTAACTGCAAACAATATTGCAACTAATGATTTTACACTGGATGATACAACCGGAGTTGGTGCATTTGGAGGAACTTTAGAAATGGATTCATTTACAGTAAATCCAGCTGCCGGAACTATTAAATTCAAAACATCTTGGGATGCCGGTTATGTATTCGAAGTAACTTTAACTCAGGTACAACAATAA
- a CDS encoding lipid-binding protein has protein sequence MKDITKKLSFLLLGFALMSSLFSCENDDPVADPSNIVVEDITGDWWVIALEPDGETPAYGGDYVQFSTYATAANNTNFWLDDNDLWMELKAKVSLDPSTLTFSSVPDTEELYTGETVTITNGKFTKNSFTTPGSNTVVDEIQFEAEFSWDPGTVYVFKGYERTGKVADDNPHY, from the coding sequence ATGAAAGATATAACAAAAAAATTAAGCTTTTTATTACTAGGTTTTGCTTTGATGAGCTCCCTTTTTTCCTGTGAGAATGATGATCCAGTTGCAGATCCCAGTAATATTGTTGTCGAAGACATCACAGGAGATTGGTGGGTAATAGCACTCGAACCTGATGGTGAAACTCCAGCGTATGGCGGAGATTACGTGCAATTCAGTACATATGCAACTGCAGCCAATAACACCAATTTTTGGCTGGATGATAATGACCTCTGGATGGAATTGAAAGCAAAAGTCTCCCTTGATCCCAGCACTCTTACTTTCTCTAGTGTGCCTGATACAGAAGAATTATATACTGGTGAAACAGTTACAATAACAAATGGTAAATTCACTAAAAACAGCTTTACTACTCCTGGCAGTAATACAGTAGTAGATGAAATTCAATTTGAAGCAGAGTTTAGCTGGGACCCAGGAACTGTATATGTTTTCAAAGGATATGAAAGAACTGGAAAGGTGGCAGACGACAATCCACATTATTAA
- the rlmB gene encoding 23S rRNA (guanosine(2251)-2'-O)-methyltransferase RlmB, with amino-acid sequence MQETTRIFGIRAVIEAIESDKSIEKIYVQKGLSGSLFHQLNEHLKTGNFPVSFVPIEKLNKLSKGGNHQGVVAQISPVNFVELEQLVTRVTQSKKAPLFLLLDGITDVRNFGAIIRTAECCGVDGIIFPEKGSAQLNADTIKTSAGAAFKVPLCKVNHIKDAIFHLQSYNIKTVAATEKTNETIYALDLKQPVAIIMGNEAKGVSNSVLKSVDFKGKLPMLGSIESLNVSVACGALLYEVVRQRL; translated from the coding sequence ATGCAGGAAACAACAAGAATTTTTGGAATAAGAGCAGTTATTGAGGCTATCGAAAGCGATAAAAGCATTGAAAAGATTTATGTTCAGAAAGGTCTTTCCGGATCGCTTTTCCATCAGCTTAATGAACATTTAAAAACAGGGAATTTTCCGGTTTCCTTTGTTCCCATAGAAAAACTCAACAAATTGAGTAAAGGAGGAAATCACCAGGGAGTGGTGGCTCAAATTTCTCCGGTTAATTTCGTGGAGCTTGAGCAACTGGTTACCAGGGTGACCCAATCAAAAAAAGCTCCTTTATTCCTTCTCCTCGATGGAATTACCGATGTGCGTAATTTTGGTGCGATTATTAGAACCGCAGAATGTTGCGGCGTAGATGGAATTATTTTTCCTGAAAAAGGTTCTGCACAGCTAAATGCCGACACCATAAAAACTTCAGCAGGAGCCGCATTTAAAGTTCCTTTATGTAAAGTCAACCACATTAAAGACGCTATTTTTCACCTTCAGTCTTATAACATCAAAACAGTTGCGGCAACCGAAAAAACAAACGAGACCATTTATGCCCTGGATTTAAAACAACCTGTTGCGATCATTATGGGAAATGAAGCTAAAGGAGTTTCTAATTCGGTTTTGAAATCGGTTGATTTTAAAGGAAAATTGCCGATGTTAGGTAGTATAGAATCGCTAAATGTATCAGTTGCATGTGGTGCCTTACTTTACGAAGTGGTTCGGCAAAGGCTTTAA
- a CDS encoding rhomboid family intramembrane serine protease, translating into MKASSPFVFSTGTIGYPLMFVLLIWIVFWAEVRFGFHLNRFGIQPGSIEGLRGILFSPFIHSDIRHLFNNTIPLFVLSLSLFYFYRPISWKVLVIGFFSTGILTWLIGRPAYHIGASGIIYLLASFLFFKGIFSRYYRLVALSLMVVFLYGGLVWYVTPIDPEISWEGHLSGLISGFVLSLIFRKRIASTPKYEWEKPGYNEADDLFMRHFDENGNFIENLPENDTSDEEESKIQYHYKETPKKD; encoded by the coding sequence TTGAAAGCTTCATCACCTTTTGTTTTTAGTACCGGAACTATAGGCTATCCTTTGATGTTCGTTCTGCTTATATGGATTGTTTTCTGGGCTGAGGTGCGTTTTGGATTTCATCTAAACAGGTTCGGGATCCAGCCGGGGAGCATTGAAGGATTAAGAGGGATACTGTTCTCACCTTTTATTCATTCAGATATCCGGCATCTTTTTAATAATACCATTCCGCTATTTGTATTATCACTTTCGCTTTTTTATTTCTACAGGCCCATTAGCTGGAAGGTTTTGGTCATCGGATTTTTTTCTACCGGCATTTTGACATGGTTGATCGGGAGACCGGCTTATCATATTGGTGCCAGCGGAATTATATATTTACTGGCTTCCTTTTTATTTTTCAAAGGAATTTTTTCCCGATACTATCGGCTGGTTGCGCTTTCACTGATGGTGGTCTTTCTTTATGGCGGCCTCGTTTGGTATGTAACACCCATAGATCCTGAAATTTCCTGGGAAGGACATTTGTCCGGATTGATCTCTGGCTTTGTATTATCGCTGATCTTCAGAAAAAGAATTGCTTCAACTCCCAAATATGAATGGGAAAAACCGGGTTATAATGAAGCTGATGATCTCTTTATGCGGCATTTTGATGAAAATGGAAATTTTATTGAAAACCTGCCTGAAAATGATACTTCAGATGAGGAAGAGAGTAAGATTCAATATCATTATAAAGAAACACCTAAAAAGGATTAA
- a CDS encoding replication-associated recombination protein A yields the protein MNQPLAERLRPKSLDDYLSQNHLIGKNGILKQQIKQGIIPSMIFWGPPGVGKTTLANIIANETDRPFFTLSAISSGVKDVREVIEKAKKSEGLFTTKSPILFIDEIHRFSKSQQDSLLGAVEKGWVTLIGATTENPSFEVISALLSRCQVYILKPFSKGDLTALLERAMKEDKTIAAKKVKLKETEALLRLSGGDARKLLNIFELIVTSEPENTEITNDLVFQKVQQNTVLYDKTGEQHYDIISAFIKSIRGSDPNAAVYWLARMIEGGEDVKFIARRLLILASEDIGNANPTALVIANNTFQAVNTIGYPEARIILSQCVTYLATSPKSNASYQAINAAQSLVKKTGDLAVPLSIRNAPTKLMKDIGYGKDYKYAHNHEGNFVEAEFLPEEIKNTKLYDPGQNQRENAQREFLRKRWKNKYDY from the coding sequence ATGAATCAACCTCTGGCAGAAAGGTTAAGACCAAAAAGCCTTGATGATTATTTAAGTCAGAATCACCTAATTGGCAAAAACGGAATCCTAAAACAACAAATAAAACAGGGAATAATCCCTTCCATGATCTTCTGGGGCCCCCCCGGTGTAGGCAAAACCACCCTCGCCAATATTATTGCCAATGAAACCGACCGACCTTTTTTTACCCTAAGCGCCATTAGCAGCGGAGTTAAAGACGTAAGAGAAGTCATTGAGAAAGCTAAAAAAAGTGAAGGACTTTTTACTACTAAAAGTCCGATTCTTTTTATCGATGAGATCCATCGTTTTAGTAAATCTCAGCAGGACTCATTACTGGGAGCCGTTGAAAAGGGATGGGTAACCTTGATAGGAGCCACTACTGAAAATCCCAGTTTTGAAGTGATTTCCGCACTTCTGTCCCGTTGCCAGGTTTATATTCTGAAACCCTTCAGCAAAGGAGATCTCACCGCCCTTCTCGAGAGAGCAATGAAAGAAGATAAAACCATAGCTGCCAAAAAAGTAAAATTAAAAGAAACCGAAGCCCTCTTAAGGTTAAGCGGTGGTGACGCCCGGAAATTGCTGAATATTTTTGAACTTATCGTAACCTCTGAACCTGAAAATACTGAAATCACCAATGATCTGGTTTTTCAAAAAGTCCAGCAGAATACTGTTTTATATGATAAAACCGGGGAACAGCATTATGATATCATTTCGGCATTTATAAAATCCATAAGAGGCAGCGATCCTAACGCTGCGGTTTATTGGCTGGCAAGAATGATCGAAGGTGGCGAAGACGTGAAATTCATCGCCCGGCGGCTTCTTATCCTGGCGAGCGAAGATATCGGAAATGCCAATCCTACCGCCCTGGTAATCGCCAACAATACCTTTCAGGCGGTAAACACCATTGGGTATCCTGAAGCTCGTATTATTTTATCTCAATGTGTTACTTATCTTGCCACTTCACCTAAAAGCAATGCCTCTTACCAGGCGATCAATGCCGCGCAAAGCCTGGTAAAAAAGACCGGTGATCTTGCTGTACCGCTTTCCATTAGGAATGCACCCACCAAACTGATGAAAGATATAGGCTACGGAAAAGATTATAAATATGCCCATAATCATGAAGGAAATTTTGTCGAAGCCGAATTCCTTCCGGAAGAGATCAAAAACACGAAACTATATGATCCCGGACAGAATCAGCGGGAAAACGCCCAGCGGGAATTCCTTCGGAAAAGATGGAAGAATAAATATGATTATTAA